The following proteins are encoded in a genomic region of Nicotiana sylvestris chromosome 4, ASM39365v2, whole genome shotgun sequence:
- the LOC104236806 gene encoding zinc finger AN1 and C2H2 domain-containing stress-associated protein 13-like — MGTPVFPNLGKHCSVEDCRLIDFLPFTCDCCHKVFCLEHRSYNRHECPTANKNNVTVVICPLCAKGVRLIPDEDPNITWGSHVNTECDPSNYEKATKKKKCPVPRCRELLTFSNTIKCRDCTVDHCLKHRFGPDHNCPGPKKPEPAFPFMNFLNGSKEEPKKPQSTSSSRWTTSLFKVVSSVKEKLSSEFSTTQQTGQSSRFTSHSGANTSSQVEQCPQCHLRFSTIKALIDHVQKIHEKNGVMNLTVDVCPRCSKGFRDPVALVEHVEREHKGTSKA; from the exons ATGGGAACGCCGGTATTCCCAAATCTGGGAAAACATTGCTCTGTTGAGGATTGCCGGCTCATCGATTTCTTGCCTTTCACCTGCGATTGCTGTCACAAG GTGTTTTGTCTAGAACATCGGAGCTATAATAGACACGAATGTCCAACAGCTAATAAGAATAATGTCACAGTGGTCATTTGCCCGCTCTGTGCCAAAGGCGTACGCCTTATTCCTGATGAAGACCCCAACATAACTTGGGGATCACATGTGAACACCGAGTGTGATCCCTCAAACTACGAAAAAGCCACAAAGAAAAAGAAGTGTCCTGTACCACGCTGCAGAGAGCTCTTGACTTTCTCCAACACAATCAAATGTCGGGATTGTACTGTCGATCATTGTTTGAAGCACCGGTTTGGACCTGATCACAACTGCCCCGGACCTAAGAAACCAGAACCTGCTTTCCCGTTCATGAACTTTCTGAATGGAAGTAAAGAAGAGCCCAAGAAACCTCAGTCCACGTCGTCCTCAAGATGGACCACGAGCCTATTCAAGGTAGTGTCATCTGTAAAGGAAAAGTTGAGCAGCGAATTTAGTACAACACAACAGACGGGCCAAAGCAGCCGTTTCACCAGCCACAGTGGTGCGAACACCAGCAGTCAAGTAGAGCAATGCCCACAATGTCATCTAAGATTTTCTACCATCAAAGCTCTCATCGATCACGTGCAAAAAATCCACGAAAAGAACGGTGTCATGAACTTGACAGTCGATGTCTGCCCGAGGTGTAGTAAAGGTTTTCGAGATCCTGTGGCCCTTGTGGAACATGTTGAAAGGGAACATAAAGGAACTTCTAAGGCTTAG